A single genomic interval of Helianthus annuus cultivar XRQ/B chromosome 13, HanXRQr2.0-SUNRISE, whole genome shotgun sequence harbors:
- the LOC110901979 gene encoding uncharacterized protein LOC110901979 — MEMLKQMKKDQEVQAKSHQALEKQVAQLATEMAQGRKDSSRLPSDTTKNPQHQGSSSNARINQVSILRSGKVYDNQVGTPPRLVEGVVEEVDEENESDAEPEPISPKKNKKENLENNRVIDTEPGDKKEKGMEGNTVPFPTALINPETKVVNKRGPQQDEMWEVFKQVKINLPLLDAIKQVPAYAKYLKELCTQKRHNKFPKKIALTEKVSAVLSGDLPPKLRDPGAPLIPIQVGEFKMSRALLDLGASVSILPGSLYDQYDFGPLKQADTTVVLADLTLKLPRGILRDVIVKVDEFYYPVDFLVLDYVQIENTKQPNVILGRPFLATANALIDCRNGTVDITFGNRKVRLNAFARASDSLVNDECFMADIIDGCYPHESGECTIETCFVCDRDLAEIEVELEYAEEELEVMAAKELKPTWTYQVENLPNHIDTQLKPSLESPPQVELKTLPKHLKYAFVGDNNTLPVIIASNLSLEQEKALMEVLIANRAAIGWTIADLKGISPSIVMHKIITEEGAKPARDAQRRLNPNMREIVKKEVLKWLDAGIIYPISDSTWVSPTQTVPKKAGIQIVTGEDGKEVATRPVTGWRICIDYRKLNAATSKDHFPLPFIDQIVEKLAGQKFYCFLDGYSGYNQIAIHPDDQQKTTFTCPYGTFAFRRMPFGLCNAPATF; from the coding sequence ATGGAAATGTTGAAGCAAATGAAAAAAGACCAAGAAGTGCAAGCTAAATCTCATCAAGCATTGGAAAAGCAAGTTGCCCAACTAGCGACCGAGATGGCACAAGGGAGAAAAGATTCGAGTCGATTGCCTAGTGATACCacgaagaatccacagcatcaaGGGAGTTCGTCTAACGCCAGGATTAATCAGGTAAGTATTCTTCGTTCTGGGAAAGTTTACGATAATCAGGTTGGGACTCCTCCCCGGTTGGTTGAAGGTGTTGTGGAGGAGGTTGATGAGGAAAACGAGTCCGATGCGGAGCCGGAACCTATTAGccctaaaaagaataaaaaagaaaatcTCGAAAATAATAGGGTGATAGATACTGAACCGGGTGACAAAAAGGAGAAGGGTATGGAGGGTAATACCGTACCATTTCCTACGGCTTTAATTAATCCCGAAACAAAAGTTGTTAATAAACGGGGCCCACAACAGGATGAGATGTGGGAAGTTTTTAAACAGGTGAAAATTAATCTCCCGTTACTAGACGCAATCAAGCAGGTTCCGGCATATGCAAAATATTTGAAAGAGCTTTGCACTCAAAAACGGCACAACAAATTTCCGAAAAAGATAGCTTTAACCGAAAAAGTTAGTGCCGTTCTGTCGGGTGATCTTCCACCAAAGCTCCGAGATCCAGGTGCTCCTCTAATCCCCATTCAAGTGGGTGAATTTAAGATGAGTCGAGCCTTGCTGGATTTGGGAGCAAGTGTTAGCATCTTACCGGGAAGTTTATACGATCAATACGACTTCGGACCATTGAAACAAGCcgacaccaccgtggtgttggcCGACTTGACGTTAAAACTACCCCGGGGGATCTTACGTGATGTCATTGTCAAAGTTGacgagttttattacccggttgactttttGGTTTTAGATTATGTGCAAATTGAAAATACTAAACAACCTAATGTCATACTTGGTAGACCATTTTTAGCAACCGCTAATGCACTAATCGATTGTAGAAATGGTACGGTTGACATCACGTTTGGAAATCGTAAGGTCCGATTAAATGCTTTTGCCCGTGCATCTGATTCTCTAGTCAATGATGAATGCTTCATGGCGGACATTATTGACGGGTGTTATCCTCACGAAAGTGGGGAATGCACTATAGAGACGTGTTTTGTTTGTGACAGGGATTTGGCAGAAATAGAGGTGGAATTGGAATATGCGGAAGAAGAGTTGGAGGTGATGGCTGCTAAGGAATTGAAGCCGACTTGGACATATCAAGTCGAGAATTTACCGAATCATATTGACACTCAATTGAAGCCATCACTTGAGTCACCTCCACAAGTCGAGTTGAAGACATTGCCAAAGCATTTGAAGTATGCTTTTGTGGGCGACAACAACACCCTACCGGTAATTATTGCTTCCAATTTATCACTTGAACAGGAAAAAGCTTTGATGGAAGTGTTGATAGCCAACCGGGCTGCAATTGGGTGGACAATCGCTGATCTCAAGGggattagtccatccattgttatgcacaagatcatcacggagGAGGGAGCAAAACCGGCTCGAGATGCTCAACGAAGACTGAACCCAAACATGCGGGAAATTGTGAAAAAGGAAGTCTTAAAGTGGTTGGATGCAGGGATCATCTATCCCATATCGGACAGTACTTGGGTGAGTCCGACACAGACGGTGCCTAAAAAGGCGGGCATCCAGATTGTTACAGGTGAAGACGGTAAGGAAGTGgccacccggccggtaaccgggtggagAATTTGCATAGATTATAGAAAGTTGAATGCTGCAACTTCAAAGGATCACTTCCCACTTCCTTTTATTGATCAGATTGTGGAAAAGCTCGCAGGTCAGAAATTTTACTGTTTTCTTGATGGTTATTCAGGTTATAATCAGATTGCTATTCATCCTGATGATCAACAAAAGACTACGTTTACCTGTCCTTACGGTACTTTTGcgtttaggcgaatgccgtttggactGTGTAATGCCCCGGCCACCTTctaa